A genomic window from Salvia hispanica cultivar TCC Black 2014 chromosome 5, UniMelb_Shisp_WGS_1.0, whole genome shotgun sequence includes:
- the LOC125191324 gene encoding protein DETOXIFICATION 19-like, whose protein sequence is MERGVELIRRMIDLAEAKKQVLFSLPLIITNAALYFIPLVSVMFTGHIGEHELTAANLANSWASVTGLSLMVGLSGALETLCGQGFGAKMYRMMGVYLQTSCIISFICSLLVSVVWCYSDTLLILLHQKPHIANSAGVYLKHLIPGVFASGFLHNILRFLQTQSVVMPLVVCSLVPLVLHIGIAYALVNWSPLGYKGAPLATSISLWISVLMLASYLLSAKRFKKTWDGFTWESLSHIWPTLKLALPSAGMVCLEYWAFEILVLLAGLMPNSEVSTSLIAMCVNTESIAYMIAYGLSAAASTRVSNELGAGRPDRARQAMHVTLKLTAVLALAVVLALSVGHNLWASAFSSSPVIIDAFASMTPFLVVSILCDFVQGILSGVARGCGWQHFVVYINLGGFYCIGMLVAALLAFKTTLHAKGLWIGLICGVSAQTIGLILLSKFTKWKKIEMDQDTSLSPNV, encoded by the exons ATGGAACGAGGAGTCGAACTTATAAGGAGGATGATCGATTTGGCGGAGGCCAAGAAGCAGGTGCTGTTCTCGCTGCCCTTGATTATCACCAACGCGGCCCTTTACTTCATCCCTCTCGTCTCCGTCATGTTCACTGGCCACATTGGTGAACATGAACTCACTGCCGCCAATCTCGCCAATTCCTGGGCTAGCGTCACCGGTTTGTCTCTCATG GTTGGGTTGAGTGGTGCCCTTGAAACCTTATGTGGTCAAGGATTTGGAGCGAAAATGTACAGGATGATGGGAGTGTATCTTCAGACTTCTTGCATTATATCTTTTATATGCAGTCTCCTTGTGTCTGTTGTGTGGTGCTATTCCGACACTCTCCTCATTTTACTACATCAAAAGCCTCATATAGCAAACTCAGCCGGTGTGTATCTCAAGCATTTGATACCGGGGGTATTTGCTTCTGGATTCTTGCATAATATCCTTAGGTTTCTTCAGACACAGTCAGTTGTTATGCCACTCGTTGTGTGCTCGTTAGTCCCTCTCGTCCTCCACATCGGTATTGCCTATGCCTTGGTTAACTGGTCTCCCCTCGGATACAAGGGAGCTCCGTTGGCAACTTCGATATCTTTGTGGATCTCAGTCTTGATGCTGGCCTCGTACTTGCTTAGTGCAAAAAGATTCAAAAAGACGTGGGATGGATTTACTTGGGAGTCTTTAAGTCATATATGGCCAACCTTGAAGCTTGCCTTGCCTTCTGCAGGAATGGTGTG TCTTGAATATTGGGCTTTTGAGATTCTTGTTTTGTTGGCTGGATTGATGCCAAACTCGGAGGTGTCGACTTCCCTCATAGCGATGTG TGTGAACACGGAATCAATTGCGTACATGATTGCTTATGGCCTGAGTGCAGCGGCTAG CACGAGGGTGTCTAACGAGTTGGGTGCTGGACGGCCTGATCGAGCCAGGCAAGCCATGCACGTCACTCTTAAGCTCACCGCTGTCCTTGCACTGGCTGTAGTTCTGGCGCTGTCTGTGGGTCATAATCTCTGGGCCAGCGCCTTCAGCAGCAGCCCCGTGATCATCGATGCATTCGCCTCCATGACGCCCTTCCTCGTCGTGTCCATATTGTGTGATTTTGTTCAGGGAATATTATCAG GGGTAGCAAGGGGATGTGGTTGGCAGCATTTTGTTGTGTATATCAACTTGGGAGGATTCTACTGCATTGGAATGCTTGTTGCTGCTTTGCTTGCATTCAAGACTACACTCCATGCCAAG GGATTGTGGATTGGGTTGATATGTGGTGTGAGTGCCCAAACAATTGGCCTTATTCTGCTGTCCAAGTTTACAAAGTGGAAGAAGATAGAGATGGATCAAGATACATCTCTCAGCCCCAATGTATGA
- the LOC125188127 gene encoding uncharacterized protein LOC125188127, which produces MSEAVEVKLHIKLNVNKKKTNVLFAEAGSDFTDMLLSFLLLPLGTIVQVLEEHYGDKAPVIGSLTTLYKGASNLDVIHFRQEDRKEELINSTLFETELRKLRLNIRGTQPTSSTSGKSYDGVFTDGAASFIISDDLYVFPNGPCPITETLTSLGIAVEDMDGMETRNVMFGRNEMIGLLRESLISSNPLTSFIFPSRRMPVATEGHVMLPHIKPRGSVSELDKMILKVMLQKSTNKLLFAQADADFVDFLLCMLCTSLGPVEWFLRGNTGLQNMDNLYMSVAYNFYNVPQQIFYTKELLMKPRPIECEYCNKTGYHLLMCCRYYVKGANMYMVSDDLTVSPLGLTSGLSVINELKISLSDTKEVELQIGLEEGLSLLQAALTSTTALTDGLIKPFLKKQEQLIN; this is translated from the exons ATGTCTGAAGCTGTGGAGGTGAAGTTGCATATCAAGCTTAATGTTAATAAGAAGAAGACGAATGTACTATTTGCAGAAGCCGGAAGCGATTTCACAGACATGTTGTTAAGCTTCCTACTTCTACCATTGGGAACGATTGTCCAAGTCCTTGAGGAGCACTACGGAGACAAGGCGCCTGTTATTGGGAGCTTGACCACTCTCTACAAAGGTGCATCAAATCTTGATGTCATCCATTTCCGTCAAGAGGATAGGAAAGAAGAGCTGATCAATTCAACACTTTTTGAGACTGAATTGCGTAAACTGAGGCTCAACATCCGCGGCACTCAGCCCACAAGTTCCACCTCTGGGAAATCTTATGATGGAGTTTTCACTGATGGTGCTGCTTCTTTCATAATCAGTGATGATCTCTACGTCTTTCCTAATGGGCCCTGTCCGATCACTGAAACTCTCACCTCTCTCGGCATTGCTGTGGAAGATATGGATGGAATGGAGACAAGAAATGTGATGTTTGGAAGGAATGAG ATGATAGGTCTACTAAGGGAATCGTTGATTTCCTCGAATCCACTCACTTCCTTCATTTTCCCTAGCAGACGGATGCCTGTAGCGACAGAGGGGCATGTTATGTTACCTCATATTAAGCCGAGGGGCTCTGTTTCGGAGCTAGataaaatgattttgaaaGTCATGCTTCAAAAATCTACAAACAAGTTACTGTTTGCTCAGGCAGATGCTGATTTTGTAGATTTTCTTCTGTGTATGCTCTGCACTTCTCTAGGACCAGTTGAGTGGTTTCTTCGCGGTAACACTGGTCTCCAGAATATGGATAATTTGTATATGAGTGTAGCATATAATTTTTACAATGTGCCTCAGCAAATTTTTTACACGAAAGAATTGCTAATGAAGCCCCGGCCTATTGAATGTGAGTATTGCAACAAAACTGGGTACCATCTTCTGATGTGCTGCAGATATTATGTCAAGGGAGCGAACATGTACATGGTAAGTGATGACTTGACTGTTTCACCGTTGGGTTTGACATCTGGTCTTTCTGTTATCAATGAGTTGAAGATCTCTTTGTCTGATACAAAAGAAGTAGAGCTGCAAATTGGGTTGGAAGAG GGTTTAAGCCTTTTGCAAGCTGCTCTCACGTCGACCACTGCTTTGACAGATGGCCTTATCAAGCCCTTCTTGAAGAAACAAGaacaattgattaattaa
- the LOC125188128 gene encoding uncharacterized protein LOC125188128, with translation MSLSLKVMLNKEKTKVLFAETSSDFINVLLSFLTLPLGKIVTILQKHKGSEEAAAIGSLTTLYKALSELDTAHFSVPGAKEMLLNPASSFRAECRKLALDVTDNAPLQYFLCENGYCSQPPYTNISMYPNIATCACGRSLNRGINFPQSRFNESGAFIISPLLFIITDDLRVAPIVAGIVQTLSDFGITDTRGTEMKRLSLGPYEIRELLNLSLTSATPLTDMVMKNNKKYPQSEAWLDHIHQHDAATESKKIVVRAFLHKSTNKFLFAEASDEFVELLWSFLTIPLGGVEFLFDSNTPFKNIDNLYRSMSNSIDDKHFTTSDIKNRLVNPKLAHGYLSKNQFLPLSEEGPPKLYYQVTEKGLWCDYSFHEEEGTMVSSFESSKEVYIKKQTMCFVSDDLTMSPSLTSRILVLNDVGIPLTDMKETEFHIGLNEALGILKASLTSKTAFTDGLIKPLLKRQSKKERIGILKASLASKTALTDDLIKSMPMRQPKSEP, from the exons ATGTCTCTGTCTCTCAAAGTCATGCTCAACAAAGAGAAAACAAAAGTACTATTTGCAGAAACCAGTAGTGATTTCATCAACGTTTTGCTAAGCTTCCTCACCCTTCCGTTGGGAAAAATCGTCACAATTCTTCAAAAACACAAAGGATCAGAAGAGGCAGCCGCCATCGGAAGCTTAACCACTCTCTACAAAGCCTTGTCCGAACTCGACACCGCCCATTTCTCCGTCCCAGGCGCTAAGGAAATGCTGCTCAATCCAGCGAGTTCGTTTCGAGCTGAATGCCGTAAACTAGCTCTTGATGTTACCGACAACGCGCCACTGCAATACTTCCTTTGTGAAAATGGATATTGCTCACAACCTCCTTATACTAATATCAGCATGTACCCCAATATAGCTACGTGTGCTTGTGGGAGATCTTTGAACAGAGGAATAAACTTTCCACAGTCTCGATTCAACGAATCTGGAGCATTCATAATCAGTCCCTTGCTTTTCATCATCACCGATGATCTGAGGGTTGCGCCTATTGTCGCTGGAATTGTTCAAACTCTTTCCGATTTTGGGATTACAGACACTCGAGGGACTGAGATGAAGCGTTTGAGTCTTGGTCCTTATGAG atcCGTGAGTTGCTCAACCTGTCGTTAACTTCTGCAACCCCATTAACGGATATGGTAATgaagaacaataaaaaatacccACAATCTGAGGCTTGGTTGGATCATATTCATCAACATGATGCTGCTACagaatccaaaaaaatagttgtaCGAGCGTTCTTGCATAAATCAACGAACAAATTCTTGTTTGCAGAAGCTAGTGATGAGTTTGTAGAGCTTCTTTGGAGCTTCCTCACTATTCCTTTAGGTGGAGTTGAGTTCCTCTTCGACAGCAACACTCCCTTCAAAAATATTGACAATCTGTACAGAAGCATGTCAAATAGCATCGATGATAAGCATTTCACAACATCAGACATTAAAAATAGGCTGGTAAATCCGAAGCTGGCTCATGGTTATCTTTCCAAAAATCAGTTTCTACCTCTTAGTGAAGAAGGCCCCCCAAAACTGTATTACCAAGTGACAGAGAAGGGGCTGTGGTGTGATTATTCTTTTCATGAGGAAGAAGGAACCATGGTTTCTTCATTCGAATCTAGCAAGGAAGTATATATCAAGAAACAAACGATGTGTTTTGTTAGTGACGATTTAACCATGAGTCCTAGTTTGACTTCAAGAATTTTGGTTCTGAATGATGTTGGAATTCCCCTAACAGACATGAAAGAAACTGAATTCCACATTGGACTCAATGAG GCATTAGGTATATTGAAGGCATCTCTCACATCAAAAACAGCTTTTACTGATGGCCTCATCAAGCCCTTGTTAAAGCGCCAGTCTAAGAAAGAAC GCATAGGTATATTGAAGGCATCCCTCGCATCAAAAACAGCTTTAACCGATGACCTCATCAAATCCATGCCAATGCGCCAGCCTAAGAGCGAACCTTGA
- the LOC125188129 gene encoding uncharacterized protein LOC125188129, whose protein sequence is MSNVSDRDLSLKYLTNKEKTKVLFAEANIDFVNVLLSFLTLPLGKIVKILNHYEAADEIGSLNGLYKGLSDLDISHFSVPGRKDMLLDPRSSFRAECSKLKIDITYCYPEEYFVCQDEKCKLLVSNNISLYSDVAKCGCGKPLNREIEDENSSDDCLECGPFVVNPLDSFIISDDLCVAPVTTGIIQTLNDLGIAYAQGGEFMTLNLGTDEIMDLLKFSLTSTTPLTDVILKRTSAKRQPEISFTGNWKVDAHSRKIPLKLCVQKSTNKCLFAQATDEFVELLFSFLTVPLGGVEYLLGGKIGIKNIDNLYSSISTGIHDEYFTSSDVKNRLINPKLPHGYIVINHFLPLSEEGPLKLYLKFEDDDDGEFFSLFKASKKNYVKKQTICFITDDLKMSTSVATGISIINRLGIPMEDVKEMEFDIGLHEALCILKASLTSKMTFTEALIKPLLYNANPSKEDESSSNVSFGSIFAMPIP, encoded by the exons ATGTCTAACGTTAGTGATCGAGACCTGTCTCTGAAATACCTGACCAACAAAGAGAAAACTAAGGTACTATTTGCCGAGGCCAACATCGATTTTGTCAACGTTTTGCTAAGCTTCCTCACGCTGCCTCTAGGAAAAATCGTCAAGATTCTCAATCATTATGAGGCGGCAGACGAAATCGGAAGCTTAAATGGCTTGTACAAAGGTTTGTCTGATCTCGACATCTCCCATTTCAGTGTCCCAGGCCGCAAGGATATGTTGCTTGATCCGCGAAGCTCTTTTCGAGCCGAATGCAGTAAACTGAAGATTGATATCACTTATTGCTACCCCGAGGAATACTTCGTTTGTCAGGATGAAAAATGTAAACTGTTAGTTTCCAataatataagcttgtattctGATGTAGCCAAGTGTGGTTGTGGGAAACCGTTGAACCGAGAAATAGAAGACGAGAATAGTTCCGATGATTGTTTGGAATGTGGACCTTTCGTAGTCAATCCGTTGGACTCTTTCATCATCAGTGATGATCTGTGCGTGGCTCCGGTCACAACCGGAATCATTCAAACGCTCAATGATCTTGGCATTGCATACGCTCAAGGTGGAGAGTTCATGACTTTGAACTTGGGTACTGATGAG attATGGATTTGCTCAAGTTTTCTTTAACATCTACAACTCCTTTGACGGACGTTATCCTGAAGAGAACTTCGGCAAAACGGCAACCTGAAATATCATTTACCGGTAATTGGAAAGTCGATGCACACTCGAGAAAAATTCCTTTGAAATTGTGTGTGCAGAAATCGACAAACAAATGTCTGTTTGCACAAGCTACAGATGAGTTTGTAGAGCTTCTGTTTAGTTTCCTCACTGTTCCTTTAGGAGGAGTTGAGTATCTCTTGGGAGGCAAGATCGGTATCAAAAATATTGACAATTTGTACTCGAGCATATCGACCGGCATTCATGATGAGTATTTCACATCTTCAGATGTTAAAAACAGGCTGATTAATCCCAAGCTACCTCATGGCTACATTGTCATCAATCATTTTCTACCCCTCAGCGAAGAAGGTCCTCTTAAATTGTATCTCAAATtcgaagatgatgatgatggagaATTTTTTTCGTTGTTCAAGGCAAGCAAGAAAAACTATGTGAAGAAACAAACGATATGTTTCATCACTGATGATCTAAAGATGAGTACTAGTGTTGCTACTGGCATTTCGATTATCAATCGTCTCGGAATTCCTATGGAAGATGTGAAAGAAATGGAGTTTGACATTGGTCTCCATGAG GCGCTGTGTATACTGAAAGCTTCTCTTACATCGAAAATGACTTTCACCGAAGCTCTCATCAAACCCTTGCTTTACAACGCCAATCCGAGCAAGGAAGATGAGTCCTCTTCTAATGTTTCGTTTGGTTCAATCTTTGCAATGCCAATACCATGA
- the LOC125188130 gene encoding uncharacterized protein LOC125188130, which translates to MASLSLTVMINKEKTKVLFAEASSDFINVLLSFLTLPLGKIVTILQKHEGSELGSLTTLYKGLSELDTAHFSVPGAKEMLLNPRSSFQPEYRQLPIDVTDTAPLLQYFLCEDVNCSQPSYDNISMYSDIAVCDCGGSLTRRIGIKDECRDGGEAFVVSPLFFIVTDDLRVVPIVSGIVQALSDLGITDTRGAEMKSLSLGPYEIGELLKLSLTSATPLTDMVMKSNNKCPQSEVWLDHIHQHDAPTESNKIVIRAFLHESTNKFLFAEASDEFVELLSSFLAIPLGGVEFLLAGNTPFKNIDNLYRSVSNGIDDKHFTTSDTKNRLVSPKLAHGYLPKNQFLPLSEEGPPKLFYQATRKGLRYNYSSHEKEVTIDMVSSFKSSKEVYIKKQTMCFVSDDLTMSPSLTSRISILNDGGIPLSEMKETEFHIGLNEALCILKASLTSKTALTDGLIKPLLKRQPKKERC; encoded by the exons ATGGCGTCTCTATCTCTGACAGTCATGATCAACAAAGAGAAAACAAAAGTCCTATTTGCAGAAGCCAGCAGTGATTTCATCAACGTTCTGCTAAGCTTCCTCACTCTTCCGTTGGGAAAAATCGTCACGATTCTTCAAAAACACGAAGGATCGGAACTCGGAAGCTTAACCACTCTCTACAAAGGCTTGTCTGAACTCGACACCGCCCATTTCTCCGTCCCAGGCGCTAAGGAAATGCTGCTCAATCCACGGAGTTCGTTTCAACCCGAATACCGTCAACTACCGATTGATGTTACCGACACTGCCCCACTGCTGCAATACTTCCTTTGTGAGGATGTAAATTGCTCACAACCTTCTTATGATAATATCAGCATGTATTCTGATATAGCTGTGTGTGATTGTGGGGGATCACTGACGAGGCGAATAGGCATTAAGGATGAATGTCGGGACGGAGGTGAAGCTTTCGTTGTCAGTCCTTTGTTTTTCATCGTCACCGATGATCTCAGGGTTGTGCCTATTGTCAGTGGAATTGTTCAAGCTCTTTCCGATCTCGGGATTACAGACACTCGAGGGGCGGAGATGAAGAGTTTGAGTCTTGGTCCTTATGAG ATCGGTGAGTTGCTCAAGCTGTCGTTAACTTCTGCGACCCCATTAACGGACATGGTTATGAAGAGCAATAACAAATGCCCACAATCCGAGGTTTGGTTGGATCATATTCATCAACATGATGCTCCCACAGAATCCAATAAAATAGTTATACGAGCGTTCTTGCACGAATCAACGAACAAATTCCTGTTTGCAGAAGCTAGTGATGAGTTTGTAGAGCTTCTATCGAGCTTCCTCGCTATTCCTTTAGGTGGAGTGGAGTTCCTCCTGGCCGGCAACACTCCCTTCAAAAATATCGACAATTTGTACAGAAGCGTATCAAATGGCATCGATGATAAGCATTTCACAACATCAGACACTAAAAATAGGCTGGTGAGTCCAAAGCTGGCTCATGGTTATCTTCCCAAAAATCAGTTTCTACCTCTTAGTGAAGAAGGCCCTCCAAAACTGTTTTACCAAGCGACACGGAAAGGGCTGCGGTATAATTATTCTTCTCATGAGAAAGAAGTAACCATAGACATGGTTTCTTCATTCAAATCTAGCAAGGAAGTATATATCAAGAAACAAACTATGTGTTTTGTTAGTGATGATTTAACCATGAGTCCTAGTTTGACTTCAAGAATTTCGATTCTCAATGATGGTGGAATTCCCCTATCAGAAATGAAAGAAACTGAATTCCACATTGGACTCAATGAG GCATTATGTATATTGAAGGCATCTCTCACATCAAAGACAGCTTTAACTGATGGCCTCATCAAACCCTTGTTAAAGCGCCAGCCTAAGAAAGAACGTTGCTGA